GGACACCATCGGCGCACCGGATTCCAACACCGCCCCGACGGCCTGCGCCACCGGCATGCGCTGCTTGAGCACGCCCGCGGGATGCTGGATCTTGCCGCAGCCCTCGCACTTCAGGTTGCATGCGAAGAGAGGTTCCAGCTCCACGATCAACGGGAACTTGTCCCGCTTGCGGAGCTTCTGTTCGGCCAAGTATGTAGCGACCTTGATGGACTGACGCAGCGGCATGGCCATCTGGCTCACCTCCTGGGGAGCAGCAAGGAACGGTGCCATTCGTAGAAAGCGGGAAGGACGGAACGAAGGACGCGGAAGGCCGATATTCCACCGCGTACCGTGCCGATCCGGACGAGTTCATGTTGTGGAGCGTCCACGACCACCCGGACGGCCGCAACAGGGCGCTCGCCCGCGCGCACGGCGCTCAGGAGCGTGGCCGCGGACTCCATGTCGACCGCGATCGCGCCGGTCGCGAGCAGCTCCGACCTCTCGTGACCGCGGACGACGTGATCGGAGCCGGTAAGGGGTCCGGTGTGCACGGTACGTCCCGGTACGGCCCGTACGAGCTCCTTGACGAGTAGGTCGGTCTCCACACAGGGAACGGTTCCGTCCGGATCCCGGGTCTCCTCGGCGACGACCAGATCGCCGGGGTGCATCCCGGGGGCGAGGCCGGCGCAGAAGCCAGTGGCGATGACGGCGGCCCCGACGAGCGCGGGGTCCGCCAGACGCCGGGTGACGGACCGTTCCGCCGCCTTGGGGCCCATGCCCGTCCTGAGCAGGGTGACCTGACCGCCGGCCCCACCGCGCCCGCTCGCCCCGCCGCGCTCTCCGGTGCGCAGCGCGAGGTGCTCGATGCCGAGGGCGCAGGCGATCAGCAGCGGGGCGGTGGCGGGCTCGGTGCTCATCAAAGGGCCTCGGTCCGGGAGAACGGTTCTCCATGGACGTAGCGGCCCAGCGCGGTGAGCGGGAAGACCTGCCGGTAGAGGTGGTAGTTGATGGAGAAGTCCCAGGGGAAGCCGGTGCCGG
Above is a window of Streptomyces griseorubiginosus DNA encoding:
- a CDS encoding 1-hydroxy-2-methyl-2-butenyl 4-diphosphate reductase, with product MSTEPATAPLLIACALGIEHLALRTGERGGASGRGGAGGQVTLLRTGMGPKAAERSVTRRLADPALVGAAVIATGFCAGLAPGMHPGDLVVAEETRDPDGTVPCVETDLLVKELVRAVPGRTVHTGPLTGSDHVVRGHERSELLATGAIAVDMESAATLLSAVRAGERPVAAVRVVVDAPQHELVRIGTVRGGISAFRVLRSVLPAFYEWHRSLLLPRR